The following proteins are encoded in a genomic region of Methanoculleus bourgensis MS2:
- a CDS encoding phosphatidylglycerophosphatase A → MFEIEHRLEEKGIARKDIIASAMELYVPHGIGAEEAVVRLDAKISKAFEDPNVSSLLLGAILLEDELYWQRKNSEIAEDPVFLLSDEIIGMAIAEVIGGTYARFEFTRYDQKKPGLLGKLGPFLDDAVAGLIAGCTSRLYSESM, encoded by the coding sequence ATGTTCGAGATCGAGCACAGGCTGGAAGAGAAAGGTATCGCGAGGAAGGATATCATCGCCTCGGCGATGGAACTCTACGTCCCCCACGGGATCGGGGCGGAAGAGGCTGTAGTTCGACTGGATGCAAAGATCAGCAAAGCCTTCGAGGACCCGAACGTTTCGTCGCTCCTCCTCGGCGCCATCCTGCTCGAGGACGAGCTCTACTGGCAGAGGAAGAACTCCGAGATCGCCGAAGACCCGGTCTTCCTCCTCTCCGACGAGATCATCGGGATGGCCATCGCCGAGGTGATCGGGGGGACCTACGCGCGGTTTGAGTTCACCCGCTACGACCAGAAGAAACCCGGGCTCCTGGGCAAACTCGGGCCGTTCCTCGACGATGCCGTCGCCGGGCTGATCGCGGGCTGCACGTCACGCCTCTACAGTGAGTCGATGTGA
- a CDS encoding 4Fe-4S binding protein: MMNNYGLYTRGGVITERNADYATIRLRVPGGVLSAAQVKQLAKISEKYGDGTLHLTMRQTAEIPHVNPANLKRIAKALEKNGTPLGAEQNEVVNIMACPGTERCKYANCETIDLARKVDARVFGKELPIRLRIAISGCTYMCNSPLLNDIGIIGRIRPLRIPGLCTGCGTCVEYCKERAITLKNGISVLDESKCVQCGVCIHSCPYHLLKSEYDHYQITVGGRRGANPCVGRELVTVETEEEVVEVIDRVVYWVYRTAWSGRFLADQMDEIGYEKFREDIRKEFGPKEQAAEE, translated from the coding sequence ATGATGAACAACTATGGCCTCTACACCCGGGGAGGGGTCATCACCGAGCGGAACGCAGACTATGCGACGATACGGTTGCGGGTCCCGGGAGGGGTTCTCTCCGCGGCCCAGGTCAAGCAACTGGCAAAGATCAGTGAGAAGTACGGGGATGGCACCCTCCACCTCACCATGCGCCAGACAGCAGAGATCCCGCACGTGAACCCCGCTAACCTCAAAAGAATCGCAAAAGCCCTTGAGAAGAACGGGACACCCCTCGGGGCGGAGCAGAACGAGGTGGTCAATATCATGGCCTGCCCGGGCACGGAGCGGTGCAAGTACGCCAACTGCGAGACGATCGACCTTGCCCGGAAGGTTGATGCGCGGGTCTTCGGAAAAGAACTCCCGATACGGCTCAGGATCGCCATATCAGGCTGCACTTACATGTGCAACAGCCCGCTCTTAAACGACATCGGTATCATCGGCCGGATCCGGCCGCTGCGCATCCCGGGGCTCTGCACGGGGTGCGGCACCTGCGTGGAGTACTGTAAGGAGCGCGCCATAACGCTGAAGAACGGCATCTCCGTCCTCGACGAGAGCAAATGTGTCCAGTGCGGGGTCTGCATCCACTCCTGCCCCTACCACCTCCTGAAATCAGAGTACGACCACTACCAGATCACGGTCGGCGGGCGGCGCGGCGCAAACCCCTGCGTGGGGCGCGAACTCGTCACCGTCGAGACCGAGGAGGAGGTCGTCGAGGTCATCGACCGTGTCGTCTACTGGGTCTACCGGACCGCCTGGAGTGGCCGGTTCCTCGCCGACCAGATGGACGAGATCGGGTATGAGAAGTTCAGGGAAGATATCCGGAAGGAGTTCGGGCCGAAGGAGCAGGCGGCGGAGGAGTGA
- a CDS encoding nucleotidyltransferase domain-containing protein yields MDEGTVDPEVLEEIIRRIVACANPEKIVLFGSGARGEMGPASDIDLLVIKSGEFDAGSLTEEIYMNLIGIGQAVDIIVISSLDVERFRNSPYFIVYPALQQGREVYHAGEVST; encoded by the coding sequence ATGGATGAAGGGACGGTAGACCCGGAAGTGCTGGAGGAGATTATCCGCCGGATTGTTGCCTGTGCAAACCCGGAAAAGATAGTTCTTTTCGGATCCGGTGCGCGGGGCGAGATGGGGCCGGCAAGCGATATCGATCTGCTCGTGATAAAGAGTGGTGAATTCGATGCCGGGAGTCTCACAGAAGAGATCTATATGAACCTGATCGGTATCGGTCAGGCCGTCGATATTATTGTTATTTCTTCCCTGGATGTGGAGCGGTTCCGGAACTCCCCTTATTTTATCGTATATCCTGCACTCCAGCAGGGCCGCGAGGTTTACCATGCCGGCGAGGTTTCCACCTGA
- the cobT gene encoding nicotinate mononucleotide-dependent phosphoribosyltransferase CobT yields MSNPFLSEDPGIRPRRPMMALVLANTMLSTVPGISGAGPTPEKTLLTPILDAELVTTGAITSMPVRPNTPTGCPTPATITRSMIELTGLAPVLINAGLAHTPTVPCLDVYGSPGGDPRKVDAVPHAAHLFERGEMVGRLLSQYSDFLMLGECVPGGTTTALCVLRALGYEASVSSAFARNPLDLKDAVCREVLARIDETGAKGPLDILRAAGDPMMPVAAGIASTYSGDIIFAGGTQMLAVAATLKALGKRVPHQATTVYVRDDPTAGFPGSVADVGTTAYYVDPNFAGIGHVGLARYCIGEVKEGMGAGGALTLAYLMGHEPEEITRKVFDFVRKYA; encoded by the coding sequence ATGTCAAACCCCTTTCTCTCAGAAGACCCCGGGATCAGGCCGCGCCGCCCGATGATGGCGCTCGTCCTCGCAAACACCATGCTCTCCACCGTCCCCGGCATATCGGGCGCCGGGCCGACCCCCGAAAAGACCCTGCTCACGCCGATCCTGGACGCGGAACTGGTCACGACCGGCGCGATCACGAGCATGCCGGTCCGGCCGAACACCCCCACCGGGTGCCCGACGCCGGCGACGATCACCAGGTCCATGATAGAACTGACCGGTCTTGCCCCCGTCCTCATCAACGCCGGGCTTGCTCATACCCCCACCGTCCCCTGCCTGGACGTCTACGGGAGCCCCGGCGGCGACCCCCGGAAGGTGGACGCGGTGCCGCATGCGGCCCACCTCTTTGAGCGCGGCGAGATGGTCGGCCGGCTTCTCTCGCAGTACAGCGACTTTTTAATGCTCGGGGAGTGCGTTCCCGGGGGAACGACCACCGCTCTCTGCGTGCTGCGGGCGCTCGGCTACGAAGCCTCGGTCAGCAGCGCCTTTGCCAGGAACCCGCTGGACTTAAAAGACGCCGTCTGCAGGGAAGTGCTCGCCCGGATCGATGAGACCGGCGCAAAAGGGCCCCTTGATATCCTCCGGGCCGCGGGCGACCCCATGATGCCGGTGGCGGCAGGGATCGCGAGCACCTACTCAGGCGACATCATCTTTGCCGGCGGGACCCAGATGCTCGCCGTGGCGGCCACCTTAAAGGCGCTCGGGAAACGCGTGCCGCATCAGGCAACCACGGTCTATGTCAGGGACGACCCCACAGCCGGGTTCCCCGGGTCGGTCGCCGACGTCGGCACCACCGCATACTACGTCGACCCGAACTTCGCCGGGATCGGCCACGTCGGGCTCGCCCGCTACTGCATCGGGGAGGTCAAGGAAGGGATGGGCGCCGGCGGGGCCCTGACACTCGCCTATCTCATGGGCCACGAACCCGAAGAGATCACCCGGAAAGTCTTTGATTTCGTCAGGAAGTATGCTTGA
- a CDS encoding GMP synthase subunit A — protein sequence MLPLYVVNNHGQFNHLIQRMLRDMDIPTTMIANDTPPADLARGCRGIILGGGPTLDRTGVAADYLDLGLPVLGICLGLHIIAMARGGAVRRGASGGFGAVEVDILDHNDILQGYPDRIPVWASHADEVSVVPEGFIRLAESAICGVEAIASPGERLYGVQWHPEVSHTVNGRLLFENFDRICSE from the coding sequence ATGCTTCCTTTATATGTGGTCAACAATCACGGGCAGTTTAACCACCTGATCCAGAGGATGCTCCGTGATATGGATATTCCGACCACAATGATCGCAAACGATACGCCGCCGGCTGATCTCGCCCGGGGTTGCCGGGGAATCATCCTCGGCGGCGGCCCGACCCTGGACCGCACCGGGGTTGCCGCCGACTATTTGGACCTCGGCCTCCCGGTCCTCGGCATCTGTCTTGGGCTGCACATCATAGCGATGGCCCGGGGAGGCGCAGTCCGCCGGGGCGCAAGCGGTGGGTTTGGTGCGGTCGAGGTCGATATCCTCGACCATAACGATATCCTGCAGGGCTACCCTGACCGGATCCCGGTCTGGGCGTCGCATGCCGACGAGGTCTCGGTGGTGCCGGAAGGGTTTATCCGGCTTGCAGAGTCGGCCATCTGTGGTGTGGAGGCGATAGCGTCTCCCGGTGAGCGCCTCTACGGCGTCCAGTGGCACCCGGAGGTCAGCCATACCGTCAACGGACGGCTTCTTTTCGAGAATTTTGACCGGATATGCTCGGAGTAG
- the cobS gene encoding adenosylcobinamide-GDP ribazoletransferase yields the protein MRSVLALLQFCTSLPLGRPVEFEQFARRSYLYPLAGYVIGGIAAGIVYWIGSPAVGAAVALATVLVLSGCNHFDGLLDLGDGLMAHGSREKRIAAMTDRTTGAGAVAAGVVVTLIAFAGLLDAANLPAAILTAEVCAKVAMSYLTTLGVPFREGIHSYLHGFARPWFLVPATLLALPLFLLPLPRMSIALALVAAAGIAAVMMLLARHLFGGINGDVVGAANEITRAGVLLLLALL from the coding sequence GTGAGATCGGTCCTCGCCCTCCTGCAGTTCTGCACATCGCTCCCCCTCGGGAGACCGGTTGAGTTCGAGCAGTTCGCCCGCCGCTCGTACCTCTACCCGCTCGCCGGGTACGTGATCGGCGGGATAGCGGCAGGCATCGTTTACTGGATCGGATCCCCTGCGGTGGGGGCGGCTGTCGCCCTCGCGACGGTGCTCGTCCTCTCGGGGTGCAACCACTTCGACGGCCTCCTGGACCTCGGGGACGGGCTCATGGCCCACGGGAGCCGGGAGAAGCGGATCGCTGCCATGACCGACCGGACCACGGGGGCCGGTGCCGTCGCGGCGGGGGTCGTCGTCACGCTCATCGCGTTCGCCGGGCTCCTGGACGCCGCAAACCTCCCGGCAGCCATCCTCACAGCCGAGGTCTGCGCAAAGGTCGCCATGTCCTACCTGACCACGCTCGGGGTGCCGTTCCGGGAGGGGATCCACTCCTACCTCCACGGGTTTGCACGGCCCTGGTTCCTTGTCCCGGCCACCCTGCTCGCGCTGCCCCTCTTCCTGCTGCCGCTGCCCCGGATGAGTATCGCGCTCGCGCTCGTCGCCGCGGCCGGTATCGCCGCCGTGATGATGCTTCTTGCCCGGCATCTCTTCGGCGGCATCAACGGCGACGTCGTCGGCGCCGCAAACGAGATCACCCGGGCTGGCGTCCTCCTCCTGCTCGCCCTCCTGTAA
- a CDS encoding YkgJ family cysteine cluster protein, which produces MLGVDDVRDQVGSIGFGCRGCGACCRRVAEDSNLVIVSPAEVRAIMAATGMAWDEVAEPYPDFIDAGNGGEYTLAWCIRRTADACIFLRDGRCSIYAHRPWICRTYPFMLVDDDLLVSECPGLGTPLSPGAAHDVALGLCRRQVAEAAEEAGVRAVYRKARVPPGGRVVIDSEGVKVLHD; this is translated from the coding sequence ATGCTCGGAGTAGACGACGTTCGGGACCAGGTAGGGTCCATCGGGTTTGGGTGCCGGGGATGCGGCGCCTGCTGCCGGCGGGTCGCGGAGGACTCAAACCTTGTTATCGTGAGCCCGGCCGAGGTGCGGGCGATCATGGCGGCGACCGGGATGGCCTGGGATGAGGTCGCCGAGCCCTACCCCGATTTCATCGATGCGGGGAACGGCGGTGAATACACCCTTGCCTGGTGTATCAGGCGGACCGCTGATGCCTGCATCTTTCTCCGGGACGGGCGGTGCTCTATCTACGCCCACCGTCCCTGGATCTGCCGGACCTATCCGTTTATGCTTGTGGACGACGACCTGCTGGTCTCAGAATGCCCGGGTCTTGGCACTCCTCTCTCCCCCGGCGCCGCGCACGATGTGGCGCTGGGCCTCTGCAGGAGGCAGGTTGCCGAGGCGGCCGAGGAGGCCGGCGTCCGGGCGGTCTACCGGAAGGCGCGGGTGCCGCCGGGAGGGCGTGTCGTGATCGATAGCGAGGGTGTGAAGGTGCTGCATGACTGA
- the tuf gene encoding translation elongation factor EF-1 subunit alpha, translating to MAVDKPHMNLAVIGHIDHGKSTTVGRLLFETGAVPPHIIESYRKEAETKGKGSFEFAWVMDSLKEERERGITIDIAHKRFDTDKYYFTVVDCPGHRDFVKNMITGASQADAALLVVAAPDGVMEQTKEHVFLSRTLGINQLIIGINKMDVVKYDEKRYNEVKDQLSQLIKMVGYKPENTKFIPMSSFVGDNIGKLSENTPWYKGPTVLEALNALVEPEKPTELPLRLPIQDVYSISGIGTVPVGRIETGVMKKGMKVSFMPSNKIGEVKTIEMHHEEIPQAVPGDNVGFNVRGIGKGDIRRGDVCGPVDTPPTVADEFVAQIVVLHHPSALTVGYTPVFHCHTAQIACTFIELQKKLDPRTGQVKEENPTFLKTGDAAIVKIKPTRPLVIENVKEIPQLGRFAVRDMGSTIAAGMCINITPKQMR from the coding sequence ATGGCAGTTGACAAGCCCCACATGAATTTAGCAGTTATCGGACATATCGACCACGGGAAGTCTACCACCGTCGGCCGGTTACTCTTTGAGACGGGAGCCGTACCGCCCCACATCATTGAGTCGTACAGGAAGGAGGCAGAGACCAAGGGTAAGGGCTCGTTCGAGTTCGCCTGGGTAATGGACAGCCTCAAGGAAGAGCGTGAGCGTGGTATCACCATCGATATCGCCCACAAGCGGTTCGATACCGACAAGTACTACTTCACTGTCGTGGACTGCCCTGGCCACCGCGACTTCGTCAAGAACATGATCACGGGCGCATCCCAGGCAGACGCCGCGCTGCTGGTCGTCGCCGCGCCTGACGGCGTGATGGAGCAGACCAAGGAGCACGTCTTCCTCTCCCGTACGCTCGGGATCAACCAGCTGATCATCGGCATCAACAAGATGGATGTCGTCAAGTACGACGAGAAGCGCTACAACGAGGTCAAGGACCAGCTCTCTCAGCTGATCAAGATGGTCGGCTACAAGCCCGAGAACACCAAATTCATCCCGATGAGCTCGTTTGTCGGTGACAACATCGGCAAGCTCAGCGAGAACACTCCCTGGTATAAGGGCCCGACGGTGCTTGAGGCGCTCAACGCGCTCGTAGAACCCGAGAAACCGACAGAGCTTCCTCTCCGTCTCCCCATCCAGGACGTCTACTCCATCTCCGGTATCGGGACCGTGCCTGTCGGCCGTATCGAGACCGGTGTGATGAAGAAGGGAATGAAGGTCAGTTTCATGCCTTCCAACAAGATTGGTGAGGTCAAGACCATCGAGATGCACCACGAGGAGATCCCCCAGGCAGTCCCCGGTGACAACGTCGGGTTCAACGTGCGTGGTATCGGCAAGGGCGACATCCGCCGTGGCGATGTCTGCGGTCCTGTTGACACACCGCCGACCGTTGCAGACGAGTTCGTCGCGCAGATCGTCGTGCTCCACCACCCCAGTGCCCTGACCGTCGGCTACACCCCGGTCTTCCACTGCCACACCGCCCAGATCGCGTGCACCTTCATCGAGCTCCAGAAGAAACTCGACCCCCGCACCGGTCAGGTCAAGGAGGAGAACCCCACGTTCCTCAAGACCGGCGATGCCGCGATCGTCAAGATCAAGCCTACCCGGCCCCTGGTCATC
- a CDS encoding HEPN domain-containing protein, with amino-acid sequence MPARFPPEDPREWLNRAHSNLAIARSRADSSVYLEDLCFNAQQAAEKALKAVCILHHIEYPYVHDLAALVTIIMGNGVWVPDHVKEAAKLTRFAITTRYPHFLSPVKEEEYQRAVAIAEGVVTWCESEIGNPGDITR; translated from the coding sequence ATGCCGGCGAGGTTTCCACCTGAAGATCCGCGGGAATGGTTGAACCGGGCACATTCAAACCTTGCGATTGCCAGGAGCCGTGCCGATTCGTCCGTGTACCTGGAAGATCTCTGCTTTAACGCCCAGCAGGCAGCAGAAAAAGCGCTCAAGGCAGTCTGTATCCTTCATCATATCGAGTATCCGTATGTCCACGATCTTGCCGCACTTGTTACCATCATCATGGGAAACGGGGTTTGGGTGCCGGACCACGTGAAAGAAGCCGCAAAACTCACACGGTTCGCCATTACGACCCGGTATCCGCATTTCCTTTCACCAGTCAAAGAGGAGGAATACCAGCGGGCAGTTGCTATCGCTGAGGGTGTTGTAACATGGTGCGAAAGCGAGATCGGTAACCCAGGGGATATAACCAGATAG